The nucleotide window TTGTTTTTACATAGTCGCTGTTTGGTAGAAACAAGTCCTTGAGCGCATACATCTCACCTGTTTCCGTGTTGATGTGAACGTATCGCATCGTTGACATACCGTGCGCTGCACCGTAATAAAATGTGTAGCCAGAAAGCCGAAGAATAAGCAAATTCGGTTTATAAAAGAACACCTCATAATCACCGCTGTAGCTGTATTCACCCGGCTCAGGTTGCTTAACCTGTGAGATGTCTCTTAGGATTTTATTTAACATAGCTTGCTGTGGTATGTCTTGGATTTGTGGATAGTACACGATATAGTCAGGGCGCGGCTTGTAGGTATGCTGCTGCACGGTAAGTGTGCCAAAAGAAATAGTCATGTTTTGTTGCCAAATCAGGCGATTGTCTCGGTAATAGGAAAGTCGGTCATCAATATGAGCACGGATGAGCGCGCCTTCCTGAGATAATGTACCGCGGCCGTTTAAAACGGGATGATGCACATGTCCATTTCGAGTAAGAAAAAAGGTGCGAGTTCGGTCGGATGCCGAGGCAAGACCGTTTTGAAAGGGTTCAATGGTTTCATAGATAAAGCTGCTGAAAAAGCGCCCATTTTGATCAGCAAGTGCGTACCGAGAGCCGAGAAAGGGTTGTGCCGGATCAAGCGCTTTGCCGACTGCAAAGCGTTTTTCACCGAGGGATAGAAGGCTTTCATAAACGGGTTGTATAACAAAGCGCCCCGTATGGTCAATTAGGCCGTATTGATTGGTAAAATCCTTGCCGGTATTTACGATGGCACGTCCTTTGGCAAATACCTGTGCGCCGGTATATTGCGGGGGAATGACTGTTTTTCCGTTCTCATCCATATATCCGTATAAGCCGCCGCTTTCAGCTGTGAACGCAAGTAAGCCGTCACCTAGCATACCGACGAATGCGTGGGGATAGGGCTGGATTTGCACACCGCTACGACCAAGGAGAGCATATGTATCATTTTGTAGCTGTACGACCGCTTTGTCACCGACAAAGTCGTCGGCACGTTTATAGAGCGCCTTTGTTAGTGCCTTCCCGCTCTCATCAAGATAACCATATGCATCTCCTATACCGTACACAGCTCGGCCTGATTTGTACATGCTGATATAGTCATATCCTTCAGAAAGTGTGTTTCCCTGTTCGTTAATCACGTAAAAGCGATTGTTTTGCGTGACAACCGCGCGTCCTTCTGTAAAGGACGGTGCCATATCATAGCGTGGGGGAACACGGTATTGACCTGTGGTGTCAATGAGTCCGTAGCGTCCTGTAGCCTCTACCGCTGCAAGTCCGTTCGTTTGAAACGGAAGCGCCTGTTCATACTGCGGCTTCAGCACCATTTGACCCGTATCGTTGATATAACCCCATTTGATTCCGGTTGCTGTAGACACCGGTGCTGGATGCAAATGTTCGGTTTGCCGACTTACATCCTGAAGACCTGACGGCGTCCAGTGATAGACAGATAATGAGCGTGCATCCTCCCAATGAATCATCAAATCGGTTCGGCTTGGTGTTGTGACGGGTGCCATGCCGAAGTGAGACAGGCGCGTGCCTTTGCCTTCTGTATGACTAAGCATATACCACATGCCGCGGTGCTGCTTCAGCAGTAAAATATAGCTTGTATGAAAATATCGATAGACGCAGGCTATTTCAGCCTGCCCGTCTCCATCTACATCGCCTGTCCCAACGGCGGGAAAGCCGTTGTACGTAAGCAAAACCGCATGTGGCGGTAAAAATGCTTGCATATGCATTCGATCCCCTCCTACTGTATTTTATGGCACAAGGAGCAGGAACAGAATCAAAAAAGAGGATGCAATGCATCCTCTATTTAATCGTAATTTCTCGTGTTTCTTTGCTTTCATTGTGAATGCGATCCACCGAAGTGATGACATACGTGTATGCTTTGTGCGGATCTGCTGTTTCGTCAACGAATACTTGCTCAGCGCCGGTTTTACGAACAGTAGTCAAAAGCTTTGTCGCATCTTCCGTGCTTCCTTTTTTCGTGCCATCAAAGCGATATACCGCATAATACGTTACGTCTTGATTGAGCTGATGGTCTTCGATGTTGAGGGCGATGCCTTCTTCTGTTCTCGCCGCATCACGAAGCTTCGGTGTTTTGGGTGCTTCGTTATCTAGCCAAGGCATGGCCGGAATTAACGCTTTCGGCTTATATAAGTCGTTCATTAATATATCTTTGATACCGAGCGGATTTTTGTTTAAATCTTTGAGACTGAAATGCATGCTGCCGTCAACTTCTGGATACGTACGGTTTAGCTTAATTTGATTTGGCATTTCTTGCGGGTTTGTCCACGCCGCGTTGTTA belongs to Ectobacillus sp. JY-23 and includes:
- a CDS encoding WG repeat-containing protein, with translation MHMQAFLPPHAVLLTYNGFPAVGTGDVDGDGQAEIACVYRYFHTSYILLLKQHRGMWYMLSHTEGKGTRLSHFGMAPVTTPSRTDLMIHWEDARSLSVYHWTPSGLQDVSRQTEHLHPAPVSTATGIKWGYINDTGQMVLKPQYEQALPFQTNGLAAVEATGRYGLIDTTGQYRVPPRYDMAPSFTEGRAVVTQNNRFYVINEQGNTLSEGYDYISMYKSGRAVYGIGDAYGYLDESGKALTKALYKRADDFVGDKAVVQLQNDTYALLGRSGVQIQPYPHAFVGMLGDGLLAFTAESGGLYGYMDENGKTVIPPQYTGAQVFAKGRAIVNTGKDFTNQYGLIDHTGRFVIQPVYESLLSLGEKRFAVGKALDPAQPFLGSRYALADQNGRFFSSFIYETIEPFQNGLASASDRTRTFFLTRNGHVHHPVLNGRGTLSQEGALIRAHIDDRLSYYRDNRLIWQQNMTISFGTLTVQQHTYKPRPDYIVYYPQIQDIPQQAMLNKILRDISQVKQPEPGEYSYSGDYEVFFYKPNLLILRLSGYTFYYGAAHGMSTMRYVHINTETGEMYALKDLFLPNSDYVKTISDIIAKQIQTDPTYSYVFPDTYKGIAPNQPFYVDEQALYVYFTPYEIGPYAAGFPTFTISFPSLTAILYKEGSFWRSFH